In Rhinoraja longicauda isolate Sanriku21f chromosome 13, sRhiLon1.1, whole genome shotgun sequence, one genomic interval encodes:
- the ssr3 gene encoding translocon-associated protein subunit gamma, translated as MAPKGSSKQQSEEDLLLQDFSRNVSAKSSALFYGNAFIVSAIPIWLYWRIWHMDLVQSAVLYCVITLVSTYLVAFAYKNVKFVLKHKVAQKREDAVSKEVTRKLSEADNRKMSRKEKDERILWKKNEVADYEATTFSIFYNNTLFLVIVIIASFFILKNFNPTVNYILSICFSSGMIALLSTGSK; from the exons ATGGCGCCCAaaggcagcagcaagcagcagtccgAGGAGGATTTACTGCTGCAGGACTTCAGCAGGAACGTGTCGGCCAAGTCGTCGGCGCTCTTCTACGGGAATGCGTTCATCGTGTCGGCCATTCCCATCT GGCTCTATTGGAGGATCTGGCATATGGACCTTGTCCAATCCGCAGTTCTATACTGTGTTATAACCCTTGTTAGCACCTACCTTGTGGCATTTGCGTACAAAAATGTGAAGTTCGTCCTGAAACACAA GGTGGCGCAGAAGAGGGAAGATGCCGTTTCCAAAGAAGTCACCCGGAAACTCTCAGAGGCTGACAACAGGAAGATGTCTCGCAAAGAAAAGGATGAGAG AATTCTGTGGAAAAAGAATGAGGTGGCTGACTACGAAGCTACAACCTTTTCAATCTTTTACAACAACACCTTATTTCTGGTTATCGTGATCATTGCTTCATTCTTCATACTGAAGAACTTCAATCCAACTGT GAACTACATCCTGTCCATCTGTTTTTCATCTGGGATGATTGCTTTACTTTCGACTGGCTCAAAGTGA